In the genome of Gloeotrichia echinulata CP02, one region contains:
- the lnt gene encoding apolipoprotein N-acyltransferase produces MNWQKNLKLKVHHSKLISAFISGILMGCTVAPVGAWFLAWIALVPLWVLIVTSIQKKQSSPLRLGLAWGIGYHGVAISWITGIHPMTWLGVPWWPSLAIALFCWAFISLWGGLFVSVWAICMVRLDRQKSGLRILIGTALWCGLEALWSAGPLWWSSLAYTQSPQNLIILHLGQLSGTTTITALIVAVNGLIAEGWINTKNSSATWAPLRLVNQNLAIATGLLISSHLIGFLLYIQPITKPAAAAVKVGIIQGNIPNKVLLNPGGFRRVVDSYTNGYITLADQGVDAVLTPEGALPIFQRDLMGTPLISAVKKKGVVAWIGAFGERGNSYAISLFTINSQGEIVSRYDKAKLVPLGEYIPFEEIIGGLIQRLSPLDAHQVPGTANQLVDTPFGRVIVGICYESAFGEQFRRQAAAGGQFILSSSNDAHYTAAMATQHHAQDIMRAIETDRWTVRATNTGYSGFVDPHGRTLWISGYNTYETHAETIYRRQTQTLFVRWGDWLTPLLLGLTLLSYFVRESGH; encoded by the coding sequence ATGAATTGGCAGAAAAATTTGAAGTTGAAAGTTCATCACTCAAAACTCATTAGTGCTTTTATTAGTGGGATTTTGATGGGGTGTACGGTCGCACCGGTGGGCGCATGGTTCCTAGCCTGGATTGCCCTTGTTCCACTTTGGGTCTTAATTGTTACTTCTATACAAAAAAAACAATCTTCGCCTCTGCGGCTGGGTCTAGCTTGGGGTATAGGTTATCACGGTGTTGCCATATCTTGGATTACTGGTATACATCCGATGACTTGGTTAGGTGTTCCTTGGTGGCCGAGTTTGGCGATCGCCCTATTTTGTTGGGCATTTATTAGCCTTTGGGGCGGACTATTCGTGTCGGTTTGGGCGATTTGTATGGTGCGTCTGGACAGACAAAAATCTGGGCTACGTATTCTAATTGGTACAGCGCTGTGGTGTGGCTTAGAAGCACTGTGGAGTGCAGGTCCTTTGTGGTGGAGTTCGCTGGCTTATACCCAATCACCACAAAATCTGATAATTTTACACCTCGGTCAACTTTCTGGAACGACCACGATTACAGCGCTAATCGTAGCGGTCAATGGGTTGATTGCTGAAGGGTGGATAAATACCAAGAATTCCTCAGCGACCTGGGCGCCACTGCGGTTGGTTAATCAAAATTTGGCGATCGCCACAGGACTATTAATTAGCTCTCATCTTATAGGTTTTTTGTTATATATTCAACCCATTACTAAACCAGCAGCAGCAGCAGTGAAAGTGGGAATTATTCAGGGAAATATTCCTAACAAAGTTTTACTGAATCCTGGGGGATTTCGTCGTGTCGTAGACAGCTACACAAATGGATATATAACTTTAGCTGATCAAGGTGTAGATGCAGTTCTGACGCCAGAAGGTGCTTTACCGATTTTCCAACGTGATTTAATGGGAACTCCTTTGATCTCAGCAGTGAAAAAAAAAGGCGTAGTTGCTTGGATTGGTGCTTTTGGAGAACGGGGAAACAGCTATGCAATTAGTTTGTTTACTATCAATAGTCAAGGTGAAATTGTCAGCCGCTACGACAAAGCCAAACTAGTACCTTTGGGAGAATATATTCCCTTTGAAGAAATTATAGGTGGATTGATTCAGCGCTTATCGCCTCTGGATGCACACCAAGTTCCAGGTACAGCTAATCAGTTAGTTGACACACCTTTTGGACGTGTAATTGTTGGTATTTGTTACGAATCGGCTTTTGGGGAACAATTTCGCCGTCAAGCTGCTGCTGGTGGGCAATTTATCCTCAGTTCTTCTAACGATGCCCATTATACAGCGGCTATGGCAACCCAGCACCATGCACAGGATATTATGCGGGCAATTGAAACTGATAGATGGACAGTGCGGGCGACTAATACGGGATATTCAGGTTTTGTAGATCCTCACGGTAGAACTTTGTGGATATCTGGATATAACACCTACGAAACTCACGCAGAAACTATATATCGCCGACAAACACAAACTTTATTCGTGCGTTGGGGTGATTGGTTAACACCTTTATTGTTAGGACTTACCCTGCTGTCATATTTTGTTCGTGAATCTGGTCATTGA
- a CDS encoding decaprenyl-phosphate phosphoribosyltransferase: protein MVRSKSAPEQAEVKREEISSTRFFYLTALRPRQWTKNLVVFAAPLFAFNLTLQSILGCLLAFVLFCCASSGFYLINDIADVESDRQHPTKCKRPIAAGLVSIPVAIAMSVVLLGTALSVSWLRSPALGIALTSYMCLQIAYNLKLKRTPIFDVVAIAAGFVLRAYAGFAATGIYLSAWFLICTAMLALFLAIEKRKAELRLSEIKGGKTRAVLKRYSLPLLIRMESTVTTGAFMSYTLWSAGPIVRGATTPWMMLTIPFVLYGIFRYQMLSDPKDIIDETENNGHGQYTERPEEVLLTDRPILLTVISWILTVFMILLLKHNAVIQ from the coding sequence ATGGTTCGTTCAAAATCCGCACCGGAACAAGCTGAAGTTAAAAGAGAAGAAATTAGCAGTACACGATTCTTTTACTTAACTGCGCTCAGGCCTCGCCAGTGGACTAAGAACTTGGTGGTTTTTGCCGCTCCCTTGTTTGCTTTTAATCTGACTTTACAATCAATTCTTGGATGTTTATTAGCGTTTGTTTTATTCTGCTGTGCTTCCAGTGGCTTCTATTTGATCAATGACATTGCGGATGTAGAATCGGATCGGCAACATCCGACCAAATGCAAACGCCCAATCGCTGCAGGATTGGTGAGTATTCCGGTGGCGATCGCCATGTCAGTGGTGCTGTTGGGGACAGCGCTGAGTGTCAGTTGGCTGCGATCGCCTGCTTTAGGAATCGCTCTCACCAGTTATATGTGCTTACAAATTGCCTATAACTTAAAGCTGAAGCGCACTCCTATTTTTGACGTCGTGGCGATCGCTGCAGGTTTTGTACTCCGAGCCTATGCTGGTTTTGCAGCAACTGGGATTTACCTATCTGCATGGTTTTTAATATGCACTGCGATGTTGGCTCTGTTTTTAGCAATTGAGAAGCGTAAAGCTGAACTAAGGTTATCTGAAATCAAAGGTGGAAAAACTCGCGCCGTTCTTAAACGTTACTCGTTACCACTTTTAATCCGAATGGAGAGTACAGTCACCACTGGTGCATTTATGAGCTATACCCTTTGGAGTGCTGGTCCTATAGTACGCGGGGCGACAACTCCTTGGATGATGCTGACAATTCCTTTTGTGTTGTATGGCATTTTCCGTTATCAGATGCTGAGTGATCCAAAGGATATTATTGATGAAACAGAAAATAATGGACATGGACAATATACTGAACGTCCAGAAGAAGTTTTGTTGACAGATAGACCAATTTTATTAACTGTTATTAGTTGGATTTTGACGGTATTTATGATATTGTTGCTGAAACATAATGCAGTTATTCAATAA
- a CDS encoding SMR family transporter: MSNQLVFSLLILITVGLNTVAQTLLKLGAGQNPLNIYLLGGICSYGLSTIFYVLVLGKLNLSVAYPVVIGLTIVVTMISGAIILREKVLISQWLGVGLLLSGIWAITLAKP, from the coding sequence ATGAGCAACCAGTTGGTTTTTAGCTTACTGATTTTAATTACAGTGGGGTTAAATACAGTGGCTCAAACTCTCCTAAAACTAGGTGCAGGTCAAAATCCTTTAAATATCTATTTATTGGGAGGAATCTGTAGCTACGGCTTGAGTACGATTTTTTACGTATTAGTTTTAGGGAAATTGAATTTATCTGTTGCCTATCCAGTAGTAATAGGATTAACGATTGTAGTCACAATGATATCTGGCGCTATTATTTTAAGGGAAAAAGTTTTAATTTCCCAATGGTTAGGAGTGGGGTTACTATTAAGTGGCATTTGGGCGATAACTTTAGCTAAACCTTGA
- a CDS encoding glycosyltransferase family 39 protein — MIKTMSQKWSSYYLLILLVVIFGAFLRFFMLTNQSLWFDEGLSLINSDVSTLQESISTVRQIANSDRFQPLYFIVLFLWRHVFGDTEFALHALSAILGIGSTVVVFFTALRIYGKKHAFWSLLIMTLSSFCVYYSQETRHYSLVMFIASLQLYFFSNILVKTQDNQGISKLLFGILTALGIFANINMLFFTISLCLSHIAIYRNVKQWLQWWLTAAFLCLPSILYILTLPGATAPDSIAISRTGFPIIQNILFVLYGLLVGTTYGPSMEQLRGDDKVLVVLSYWPHILSLLIVSLVIFLVLVRVLLRHHKKGIEQHPDYFFASVLVMGFLLGLLLAIVTKMNWVSRHSFYLYLPFAILIPSALSQRSNLSSKRYGVSQVAQIAVIFLMVLNIYSLFNYYFNYDYHKDDYRSAVQYLIKHRSSSTQSILLWGNPRLLKYYGDTATLDGNKLGTQLREGSLDGKFAQTVEKITNNVNEVFLVINREHYFSKGLIEREMNDLYNLDSRHNFAYFKIYRFTRKVGS, encoded by the coding sequence ATGATTAAAACCATGAGTCAAAAATGGTCGAGTTATTATTTACTTATTTTACTAGTGGTGATTTTCGGCGCCTTCCTCCGCTTCTTTATGCTGACGAACCAGAGTCTTTGGTTTGATGAGGGTTTGAGTTTAATTAACTCTGATGTCTCGACACTTCAAGAGAGCATTTCGACAGTTAGACAAATAGCAAATAGTGATAGATTTCAACCACTGTACTTTATAGTTCTGTTTTTGTGGCGTCATGTATTTGGTGACACTGAATTTGCCCTTCATGCACTCTCTGCTATTTTAGGCATTGGCTCAACTGTCGTTGTATTTTTTACTGCTTTGCGGATATACGGTAAAAAGCACGCCTTCTGGTCTCTACTAATCATGACATTGAGTTCTTTCTGTGTTTACTACAGCCAAGAGACCAGACATTATTCGTTAGTAATGTTTATTGCATCACTTCAACTATATTTTTTTAGCAATATATTAGTGAAAACTCAAGATAATCAAGGTATTTCAAAATTGCTGTTCGGAATTTTGACTGCCTTAGGAATTTTCGCTAATATTAATATGTTATTTTTCACTATATCTCTATGTCTATCTCATATTGCGATATATAGAAATGTAAAACAATGGTTGCAATGGTGGCTTACTGCTGCGTTTTTATGTTTACCGTCAATTCTGTATATCCTTACTTTACCTGGAGCAACTGCTCCGGATAGCATTGCAATTAGTCGTACCGGATTCCCCATAATTCAAAATATTCTTTTCGTCTTATATGGACTTTTAGTGGGCACAACCTATGGACCTTCAATGGAGCAGTTGCGCGGCGATGATAAAGTGCTGGTTGTGCTTAGTTACTGGCCTCACATACTCTCCTTATTGATTGTCAGTCTTGTAATTTTTCTGGTTTTAGTGCGAGTTTTATTAAGACACCATAAAAAGGGTATAGAGCAACATCCTGATTACTTTTTTGCTTCTGTTCTGGTTATGGGATTTTTGCTCGGATTGCTCTTAGCTATAGTCACAAAAATGAATTGGGTATCGCGTCATTCTTTTTATCTGTACTTACCATTTGCCATACTTATCCCATCAGCTTTGAGTCAGAGATCCAATCTTAGCTCAAAACGCTATGGAGTCTCTCAGGTTGCTCAAATCGCTGTCATATTTCTGATGGTTCTGAATATTTATTCTCTTTTTAACTACTACTTCAATTATGACTATCACAAAGATGACTACCGCTCTGCTGTACAGTACCTGATAAAACATCGTTCCTCTTCTACACAATCTATATTATTATGGGGCAATCCAAGATTACTAAAATACTACGGTGATACTGCAACACTGGATGGAAATAAATTAGGAACGCAGTTAAGGGAGGGAAGTCTTGATGGAAAATTTGCCCAAACAGTTGAAAAAATAACAAATAATGTAAATGAAGTTTTCCTTGTTATTAATCGTGAGCATTATTTTTCCAAAGGATTAATTGAAAGAGAGATGAATGATTTGTATAACCTGGATTCTCGACATAATTTTGCATATTTCAAGATATATCGTTTTACCAGAAAAGTTGGAAGTTAA
- a CDS encoding HAD-IB family hydrolase: protein MNPVVNSSKSSVVAAFDFDGTLTKRDTLLPFLLMAVGRWSFWWGLVVMSPILAALALKLIPNWRAKEAVLSYFLSGKEQTKIYKIAQEFALEKIPNLLRPEALQRLQWHQAQGHQIVLVSASLEAYLLPWAQKMGFDQVIGTQLEVEDNRLTGRILGKNCYGPEKVARLGAVLGELNKYSIYAYGDSRGDKELLAVSNYPYYRKFPSVNNGDMGG, encoded by the coding sequence ATGAATCCTGTTGTAAACTCATCTAAATCATCCGTCGTAGCAGCTTTTGATTTCGATGGCACCTTAACTAAACGAGATACATTGCTACCGTTTCTGTTGATGGCTGTAGGACGATGGTCTTTTTGGTGGGGATTAGTGGTAATGAGTCCTATACTCGCAGCCTTAGCCCTGAAATTGATTCCCAACTGGCGGGCTAAGGAAGCTGTGCTGAGTTATTTCTTATCCGGTAAAGAACAAACAAAAATCTATAAAATTGCACAGGAATTTGCACTGGAAAAGATACCAAACTTACTTCGCCCTGAGGCTTTGCAGCGTCTACAATGGCATCAAGCACAAGGACATCAAATTGTTTTAGTCAGTGCTTCTTTGGAAGCCTATTTACTACCCTGGGCACAGAAAATGGGGTTTGACCAAGTTATAGGAACTCAATTAGAAGTTGAGGATAACCGTTTAACAGGTCGGATTTTGGGGAAAAATTGTTATGGACCTGAAAAGGTTGCGCGGCTGGGAGCAGTTTTGGGGGAGTTGAATAAGTACAGTATTTATGCTTATGGAGACAGTCGAGGAGACAAAGAACTGCTGGCTGTGTCTAATTACCCCTATTACCGAAAGTTTCCATCTGTTAACAATGGAGATATGGGGGGATAA